TCTTTAAGTAGTGAATTTTCTAATAAACTATGAATATTCTGTTTGTAAATCAGTTTTCCTGCAATCGGTCCAATTTCCGTTACGCGTCGATTATATTTGATTTCAGAGCATAATTCAAACTTTTCATCCGCAATTAAGTCAATCGTATTTTTAGTTGAATCACAAGCTGTGATTAAAGTCAGAATTATTATTTGAAGCAGTTTTTTCAATATTGTAGGTAACGGAATTGTATAAGAATAGTAGGGCTGAAAATAGACAGTTACTATTCGGTTAAACACAAGCCGAATTTTTAAATTTTTCTTATTATCTTTTTTTCTCAATAAGCCAAATTTAAAAATTTGGCTACTTCGAAAAAGTGCCCAAGCCATTGAATTAAGCACCTAATTACCCTATTATTTTTATACGGTGTTAGCAAACGTATTTTATTCTTTTTCAAAACATTGTTGTCCGACTGCTCCACCTCCAAATTCTAAAACAATATTTCTCTCATAATAGATATATGAACAACCATCATTATATTTTGCTTGTTCTTCTTTATTTAAATCGTTTTTCAAGAATTTATATGAATATTTTCCCATTCCACTTCTAGCAAAACCAACAGTTGATATTTCTCCATTTTTTATTGAGCTACAATTCGCAATATCTATTAAGCTTTTAATATCCATTAAAGTCTTTTCATTCCAACCCAAAATCTTTATTTGTTCCAATAAAACTTCTGAATTATAGGGCAAATTTGATTCTCTAAAGATTTGGTCGGTTCCGCCATTTTCATTTATTCGATTTGAGTAAATTCGTAAGTCAATGCTTTTTTCTGTACTTAAAACAATATCTTTTGGATTGAACTCAATATAAACGATAAGGCTATCAGGAACTAAGTCAGAATATTCTTTGATAAGCTTTTTTATATTATCCTCATTTATTTTCAAGTTGTTTATTTGCTCCGATTTACTGCTTTTATTCATCGAAAGCACCATTAATAAAAATTCCTTCTCTGGATTATTCCCTTCATTAAAAACTTTTGTTAATTCCTCTACTTTAGTTGGATGGACTTTTTTTATAACAACTTGAAATAGTGAATCCTTGTCAATTTTCTGATTGAATTTAGGTTCACTTTTTTTGATTTTTTGATTTTTTGGAATTGAGTCAAAATCTTTACTCGGTTTTCCAAATATAAAATCTCCGACAAGAATTGATTTTTCTAGTTCTTTTTCAGAATCAGCTTTTCTTTGAGTATTTTTTTGAGCGGAACAACCTATAATCAAAAAGCTAATAAATATGTAGAGAATGTGTTTGGTCATATGTTTGCGAACGGTTTTGTGTATGATTAGTGGCGTGTTTAAGCACCTAGTTTAGCAAATAAAAACCGAATAGAAAATCCGCGATGATTTTCGTAAGTAGGCGAGAACTAGCCATTAATTATACACGGTGTTATGCGCTTTAATATTTTTTTACCAATTCAAATTTCTTAGATTCCAACCTGTCAATTGGGTCTTTTCCTATTATTTTTTCTCTTATCATTTCAACTAATTCACTATCATTAAACTCAAGCATTAATTTTCCGTTTCCAAATAATTCAGATTGTTCAATTTTTGCTGTTTTGTCAATTCCTTTCCTTGAAAACACAATAGCAAAATCACCAACACCTTTTTTAGTGTATTTTGAAACACTGAAAAAATTTGTTGAATTAAGTTTGTTTGAATAATTTTTGAAATCAATTATTATTGCTGAGCAGTTATAGTTTCTCTTAACGTCTGACCAAAATGATGTCAAATCGGCTGGATTGTTATTTACTAATAAATCTCTTCTATGATTTTTTAAGTTATTCTCTATTTGTTCCTCGCTCAAATATTTTTTGAAGTTATCCTTGAATAAAAAACTAAAAATATCTACTCCTATAGATTCATATTCAGACCAGTTTTTTTCTCCAGGAACACATTTTTCTAATTTTGAAATTAGATTTTCTCCTTCAAATTTCAATTCAAAACTATTTGATTTAATTCTGAGAGTGGGTATTTTAGATTTAATATACCAATGGATAATTTGACTGTTTTCTACTTCAAAATGTTTTCTTATCAAATCTTGAAGAATAATCGTTTTAATATTCTCGTCTTTTAGGATTTTATATATTTCTTCTCCGGGAAATGAAGTGAATATAAATGAAGGAATTAATTCTGATGAAGTTTTCTTTATGTTAGTAATTCGAGCTTTAATCTTTGCTATACTTCTTGATTTATGATGGAAAATTTCAAAAGCAAAAGACTTTTTTTCTTTTGTAGCAGAAATATCATAGTCAATATCCTTTGATAAGTCTCCTTTATTGATTTTATATTCTTTACACTTTAAAAGAAATGTACAGAATTCTTCAATTTCATATCCACTAGAGTTTTGAATGAATATTTCAATTAATTCCCAATGAATATTACTTATTGAAAATGGATTGCGAAAACTTAAGTCTTCTTTCTTTAGACTTGAAATATGTGCACCTGCAAATTTATCCGTTATTTCCTCAAGGTTGTGAAAGTAAGATGGATAAAAATCATAAAATTGATGGTGAAGTTTAACAGAGTTGTCACCATTAGTTGAGAAATATGAATGAATTCGGAATTCAAAAATATCAGAAGACATTGCCTCAGTAATATAAGCTATAACTTTTTTATTGCAGAAAGAAAAATTATCGGCTAAAGATGGATAATGTTCCATTATATATCCTCTATAGTTACTTATATTAGTAATAAGGATGTTTTCGAGGTCAGTGTAATCTTTTTTCTTTATGATTAGCTTTTTCTTTTTAGGGCCTGTTTTTGAAAATGCTCTTATCTTTTTTATTCTTTGATTTTTCTCTTTATCACTTTCGAAATTATAACTCTCAGGGAAATAATTATGAGTTGGCTCAGTTTTAATTTTTTCAAATAATTCTAATTCCTTAATATTTAAGTTTAGTAAAGCAATTTTAATTTTTGCTATGTATTGGATTAATTCTCCGCCAAATCGTAATCGAGTTGTCCAAAGGCACTCAATTAATTCAAAATGCAATTCATTGACTAATGTAATTTTTTGATTATCAAAATCCTTTATTGATTCTGATTCTAATAAATCAAAAAAGTCACTTGTGAATGTCAATGGGAATAAATCGAATTTTAGTATTCTATTGATTAAATGACTTAGTTCAGATTTAGCATCAAAGTACTCTTTTGGTTCGTTTACATTCGATTTATTAATTCGAGTGAAAGCGTCAATTAAGGAATCATAATATTTTCTTGTTGTAGTCATTTATTCGGTTTGTCCTTATTGCGCATAACTAGTTATATGGTGACTAAAGTACTCAATATCCTCTAAATATTACGGGATATGTGGAAGTTTTGTTCCTGATTTCGGTTTTGAAAAGCTATTCTACAATTTATAAAGTAGTCTGAAAACACTCAGAATTACACATTTTTTATAATTATTAGTCTTAGTGATGACCTTTAATTAGTTTTTGATTACTCACCTACAACCAATATTGTGTTATTTAAAGCGTTCTAAAAGTTGGGCACCTTTATCTTTTAGTTGATCTGCCCATAAATCTAGAATAAGTAGCTTAGTTGCTTCCTCTTTTATTAATAGGGTTACCATTTTTTTTCTTTCTTTTATAGAGGCTACCAAATATTTGAAGGGTTGTAATGGTCTATCTGTTGCGACTATTACGCGCTTCTTTATGTTTGATAAATATGGTTGTAGCTCTGCATCGGCCATCAGTTCTTGACACATTAGTGCTAGCATGGTGTATAACATAAAGTATTCTAAATCGTAAATTTCTTGTTCGCTTTTAGGCCATTCTTGTCTTTCTATGTCTATTAAGTAGCCTTCGTCATCTTCGTATGTATAGCCTCTAAAATATGATAAACGTCGTTTAAGGAACAGTCGCTTTCGTCAAAAGTTTCATCCGTTATGTATTCGCAATAGTTTTCTTCAATATTTTTTGTAAGTCCTAAAGCAAAACCTTGACCTGTCCATTGTAATTGCAAGTAGGTATAGTGATCTTTTGGGTAGTTTAAAATAGCACGTTTGTATAGGGGTAATATTTTAGTGTAAATCACTTCAAACCATTCTCCTTTTTTTAATGGTTCGTAATTTGTGTCATCATCATCGAATAAAAAGTCATAGCCTTTGTCTGGCATGTCATCGGTAAGCTTGTCTATTCTGTCTTCGCAATCATCCCAGCTTTCAAACTCGGTGATGGTTTTTTGTCCCTCGTTGCCTACTATACCTTCAGTAGTTATTAGGTTGTTATCTGGTCGTTCTGCTTTCCGAAATTTATTTGACGTGCGGTCAGTTGTTTCTAAATAGGATTTATTAATTTTTATTTGGAGGTAATTCAACGTCACCATTAGGATGAATACGGCAAATTACTTTATTCGCTTGATCGATTAGATTTAAAACAAAGACTACAGGGCCGTCTTTTGGTAGCCCTATAAATGCGTCACTTTTAGAAATAGATTGAAGCCCTTTTAGTAATGCAGAAGCAGCATCTTGAAAGCATTTTTCTATAAAGTCTTCATCATCACTTGCAAAATAATCACCGTCGGAGTCCAGTGGAAAAAAGGATTCTAAATTTACACCACCGCATTCGCTAAAAGTTTCGCCTTCTGATCCGGCACCATACCCCATAAACTCTAAGTCAGGAGGAGAGGTAATCTCTCCTTGCGCAGTAAACATAATTTTGCCAACTGGGCGAATGGGGTCATAGCCAGTATATTCTGTGTTTGCGAATAAGTGTAGGGAGTCTAAAAGTTCAGTCTTTATTAATTGATGTATAGCGTCATTTTGTGTTGCATTCATATTTTTTAAATTATTTATGATGTTATCAGGCTTATCAGTGTCTTTTGACAAGTGGTCCAAAATTAGTAGATAATATAATTTTACTATACCCTGTTTTCCGTGATATTTTGATACTAAGTGTTTTATTTTTGTAAACGTCTTACGGATTTTTAAACGTTTCTACAGACGACGTGTTAGCAAATAGTATTACCTTTAGTAATCCAACGGTCTACAATGGACCATATTTCTTGCTTTGAATTTCTTGATTTTATAATCCGACTATGAGTGTAATTTTCTAAATGACCAGCTTCCTTGGAGTAGAAAATGAATTTGTTGTGTTTGTTTTTAAATGCGTTTAGAAATTTTTTACAACCTTCTTTTGGTGCTATAAAATTATCACCTTTGGCACAAATTGATAATATTGGTATTTTAATTTTATCCATTCTTTTTAGATAATCAAAACCATTGTCACCAATAAAATTCTGTTTTAAATTCCAATCAAACCATTGTTTCATAATGTAATAGGGCTCACTGTGTTCGGTTGATCCGGCATTTTTAGAAGGAACTTTACCTAGAATAGCGGCTGCATATTTACTTAATAGTATTTTTATTTTACTATTCAATCTTTCTGCAGCTCCAAATGCTTGTACTCCAAATAAAGTGATACTGTTAATTTTAGAATTATAATCGGGGTTATTTATTAAAAATATGGTCAAAACAATCCCGCCACCACTATGAGTAATACAGTCTATACCTTTTACTTTTATAATGTTAAACAGGAAGTTAAATACAGATTTGAGATCGTACTTTGCAATAGTTTCAAAATTAAATTTTTGTTTAGTTTTGGAGCTTTTTCCATGATTTCTCCATTCCATGATCCAACAAGTAAATCCCTTTTCAGTTAAATAGGCTGCAATACCATCGCATATCTTTCTATTAGAAAAAGTACCATGCGTCAAAAATATATGCTTGTCTGATCTCTTTTCAGAATTTAGTTTCCAAAGTGCTATGGTTTGATTATCCTCTGTTGTTATATGATAAAGATGTTCTGTCAGGGTTATAGTTTTAAAAGAGTATAAAGAGCACAAATGTTTAATTAAGGATGCTGTTAATTCTTGTTCTTACAAGGTGTTCTCAATGTTTTTATGTCGATCAAATTCAGTTAATATTAATTTTTCAAGGTCTTCAAAATCATATTGTAAGGTGCTTGAAGTAATCGAAAGCGGTGTGCCATACATTTTCATATTTGATTGCATCAATTTTGCTTTCATTCCGTTTTGTGCTTTTCCGATATATTTTTCGGGTGCTATGACGTTAATCAGTAAAAATTTTGTGGATAGTACTTGTTTTGTTATTACACTAGATATGTCCTTCCATTCAATCAGTCCAATACTGGAAGCGTTTGAGTGGTCCGTTATTCCGGTGGAGTCAATGGTTAATCCGACTTTTTTGTCAAACAGTTTTTTAATTCCAAAAATACCAGTTGCTCCAAAAATTAAAACGCCTAAAACTCCAATACTTTTTATAACTATTGGAGTTCTTAATAGTTTGAATGGATGCTCTTGAAAATAGTTAGCATTTAGAAACATCCAAATAGCCAGAACAACAAATAGTACTGACGCTCCAAGTCCTAAAATTAATTTATTTTTGCTTAATGGTATTTCAATTTTTTCTTTCATTGTAATTCAGGGTGCTGGTGTTTTTAATTTTTGGTTGTTGGTGTTGTTTCTTCAACCTCATTCTCGTCCAAAGATGGCGTCTCTTTTTTCTCGTCGGTTTGTAAGTCTGTACAACCAGCTAATTTTGCTCTTTTTTTAAAGTCCGATAGCGTCTTGCTTTTCCATAATTTTAAATTTGTAGAATCAATCTCGTCATAATCAAATTCAATTTTGTTTAGTTCAAGTTTGTTCCCGCTAGAAGTACTTTTTAATACAATTTTATTTTTAGACTGTAAAATGGCAACCAATGTGTCGTTATTTGTGAGTAGTACAGGTCCAGTTTTAAAATTGGATAAAATTAGTGTGTTATCAGAGGTTTTGTTTTTAAAAAGCCAAACGTCATCGTATCGCGTTGTTAGGTTTATAACATATTTGTCAGTTATTCTATATTCGGTATAATTACCATCCTCAAGGCATTTATACCAAGTTCCAATGGCGATGTGTTTTTTGTCTGCTTTTTGACAACCAAAAACTAAAAAAAGAATACATATAATTTTTAGATATCTCATGTCTTAAATGTTTGCCACTGTGTTGGCTTTTGTTAGTGTAAAATAAAAAGTAATTTGCTTTAGAGTAATCACGAATTTAGTAATTTTTTATAAACCTTGCTGTAAGTGATTTTGGTTTATTTTTTCCAATTTTAATTATACAATCTTTACGACAATCGATCAATATTTTTTTACTGCAGATTATCTTACTGGTAGCCTTTATAAGTGCTAACCATATACAGATTTCAGTTATCAAATTTGGTTGGTTAGTATTTGTTTTATTAAGCAGTACAAGTTTTTTAGCCCGCAAAAATGAGCTGTATTAAAATTAGCTTACCATTTTTGAATTCAAATTTAGCGCCACTAGTACTTTCAGATTCTGAATAGTATGCACTTGGATATTGAAAAGCATCGTTATTATCCATTAAGCTTGAGTGTGTCATAGGTTCTGTATGCATGATCGTTACAGTATTACCGTTTATATACAGCCCCTTAGATGAAATAGAAAATCCATCATCAATTAATAATTCATATTGCGCTTTTCCTTTGTGCCAGTATATATTTTTAAGTACTACAGTGTTAAGAATATTATCCATAATATTTACTAGATCAGAATAAAAATTTTCATCTGTATTTTTAATGACACCATTAAAAGTGCTTTTAATAAAAGCACTGTCATTTTCTTTAAGAGCTAATTTAAATTTTTCTAGTTCATTGATCAATAGTTGTCTGTTCGTTATTATTTTCGCTTCATGTGTTTTGAAAAGATCTATGTTATGTTGTTCAATAGCGTTTAAGTTTATCTTATTTATAGGGGTTTTATAATTTGGTTTATACCAATCATATTCTGAATAATATGCTTCTAATCTTTGATTTTTAAAAATATAATTATGACGAGCAAAAATTTCATTTCTCAATAATTCTATTTCATATAATTTATTATTAATAATATCAGAATCAGAATATGTTATAGATGCACACTTAGAACAATCCTTTAATATTTGAGCACTAGAATTAAAATATACTAAGAGTGTAACTAATAATAATAGTTTTTTCATGATAAATGGCAGTGTTTTTCGGGTATAGGATGCTATGTCTGTCTAGTTAAGTACTTAATTTAACAAGTAAATCAAGCTTGACTATTTTAAAGACTTAATAGTAAGTAGACAGTGAGCAAATTTTTAATTATATACCGCGTTGCGTAAGGCTATCCTATTTTGAATCTAATAAGTATTATCAGTAGTAAAATATTTAAAGGCAATAACCACCATACCCATTTTGTGTTATTATTCCCAAAAATTGATTCAGTTATAAAACCGTCCATTTTGTTATATAATTTTGTACTTGCTTCGACTTTATTTCCTTTAGAAATGTCTTCTTTTAAGTCTGTTAACATTCCGAAAAATGGAATTTTGTTTAGAATTAAAACAATTCCTTTTCGTAAAAATTTTGGTGTTTTTTGATATTTTGAATTAACCATCGTTCCAAAATCTAGCGCTTTTGTCAGTTTAGTATCTGATAAATCAACTTTACCCTGAAATAAATGTTCGACTTTATCAATAATAAGTTGAGATATTTTTTGAAAAAAAGAGGAAAGATTTTCGTAAATCACCCTTATTGTATCAATAACAACATAGTGGTAAGTTCTATATGCGGAGTATATCGTTAGACTTAAACCAATAATTAAAACAAAACAGACAACTAGTAATTTTCTAAATTCAAAATCTGTTGAGAAAAGTCTATTTATTGAATAAAGGAATAAAAAAGTATTTGAAACAGAAAAAAGAAATAAAACTGTAAAAAACCGTTTTACGCCATTTACACCTAGCTTTCCACCTTCCTTTATTAATTGCCAAGGATGATCAAGTAATTCTAAAAGCTTGTTGTTTTTTTCTTCATTTTCAGGAACGTTATCATATTCTATTTCAAACTGTTTTTCTTCATTAGTTTTTGTTTGATATGTTCCTTCAATTAAATATTTTTTTTTCATTACTATTTGTTTTTAATAGTGTATAATGTTTACGTGTGAGAAAATTAGTGCTAAAAAAGTGGATTATTTTTTAGTGTAGATTGTTACCACTAGTTTTTTATTCCGCTATTATTTCATTTTCGGATGTTTTGTCCTCCGTTTTTTTACTCATTTTCCAGAACCAATAAAGTCCGCCAAGAGGTATTCCAAAAGTCCAAGCTGAACTTAAATAACCCATATATGAAAAACTAATCCCGAACAGTATTTGAAAGCTTAATAAACTTAAAGAAAGTCCATAAACTGCACTGTATGTGATGGCTGGAACATTTAGAAATATTATAGCTATATATTTTAGCCATTTTTTCTTTAGATTACTTTTCTTAATTTTTCTGATTATCCAAATATTAAAAACCGGTACGCATATGGCTAAAATTCCGAATAGCCAAAACCAAACCATATTTGGAATTTTCTCTTTTAAGTCGAGAGTTTTAATGTGTAATATTTTATTTGAATTATCAGCAAAAGTGATTTCAAAGACACCAAACTCGGTGTCGTTTGAAAATTCAATTTGGGCTAAAGTTGTGTTTGGTGCAGTACTTTCTCCTTCTACTGTTGAAAAGGTTTTATTTGCAGTTATAAACTTGTAGTCTAATTCTTTTCCAAAATTGGCTACAATTATTTTTCTAAAATTGACTAAACTTAATTTTAAAGTGTCAATGTTCGTGTTTTTATAAGCCTCGTTTTCAATTGCCATAAATGAGACACTCTTTTCATAATCTTGTTCTATAAGAGATTCTACAAATCCCTGAGTTGTGTCTTTATAGGTCGACACATTATTAATGAAATCACAACTTGTAAAAAGTGATATTGTGAATATTAGTAATAAAGTTTGTTGTGGTCTATTCATTTTTAAAATTGATGGATACGTTTATGTACAAGGCTAATGGCGTGCTTAAATAACTAAATTAATAAAAATGGAACGCTTATTACAGTCCTTTGTTAGCTGTAGTATTTTATTTCTTTTTCCTTTAAATTCCCTTTGTAAATTGTCACATCATGTTCAAATTCAAATGAGTTAATAAAATTTCCATTTTCAGGTGAGAACATTAATGTATAAACAATATTTAGTTTTTCAAAAAGCAAATCGAAGTTCCGAAATAACAATCCTGATTTAATTTCCAACCAGTCAGTTTTGTCGATAAGGAACTCATTCTTAATTAAAATTCTATCAGATTTTTGTTCCAAAATCCAGTTTTTGATTTCATTCTGAACATACAATTCCTCGTCAATTGTTTTAAACCTTAATTCCGTAAAGATTGTTTTTTGAGGTTTATTAAACAGGGTTGGTTTAGCAATATTTTCAATATCTATGTCCAAAGAAATGATTTTTACTAATCCAGATTCCAAATTATTCAATTCGGTCAAAAATTGATTTAGAGCATTCTCTTTTTTCTCGAGATTAATTAGATTTTTATATTCAGCTCTTTTCAGTTTTAAATATTCTATTCTGGTCGTGTTGCTCATATTACAGCTAACGGTTTAGGGTGTGGGAAGTTGCGGTTTTGAAATCGCATTTTTCCGTTGTGTGTGCCCAGCATGGGCATCTTTTATTTACGGAAAGGTAAATAATTAATATAGAGGGTGCAAGTCTCTTATGGGCAGGAGTAACCCTTCAGTTACGCTCAGGACAGGCTTATTGAAGCATTAGTAAGTCGCAAGAGTGAAAACCGTGAGGTTTTATGTGAAGGCAATTGGTGTTTGATTAATGAGCAAATACCACTACAAAACTCGGTACTGATATTATGTAGATACGGCAGTGATTGAGTGAAAGAAGATGCCATTACATGGGGAGATCTTCAAAGTTACGATTTAATTATATGTAGCAATTAGCAGAGGTCATAGTACTTACAGGACACGAGTTGAGGCAATACCTCAGAAGGTCTCACAAGTAAGGAAGGACAGAACGTAATGCTCTTCAAAATTCGCATAGGAGCACTAGTGGTAGCCTATGCCTAAATTAGAAAATGGTGTCAAGGGTGAAAAGCGCTTTGGCGTGATGATTTACGAACCGCCTTATACGTTCCTGAGTGCTATTGCTAGTAGCAATAGAGATGAAAGGACCCGCGTAGTAGCGTACGTACGTTGGTGTGAAAGGCGCACTCCGGATATTTTAGTCGGAGCCGTCTACTCGATTGGCATTAGTTTTGTTATTCATAAATATATT
This portion of the Olleya sp. Bg11-27 genome encodes:
- a CDS encoding WGR domain-containing protein, which produces MNYLQIKINKSYLETTDRTSNKFRKAERPDNNLITTEGIVGNEGQKTITEFESWDDCEDRIDKLTDDMPDKGYDFLFDDDDTNYEPLKKGEWFEVIYTKILPLYKRAILNYPKDHYTYLQLQWTGQGFALGLTKNIEENYCEYITDETFDESDCSLNDVYHILEAIHTKMTKAT
- a CDS encoding alpha/beta hydrolase, with product MCSLYSFKTITLTEHLYHITTEDNQTIALWKLNSEKRSDKHIFLTHGTFSNRKICDGIAAYLTEKGFTCWIMEWRNHGKSSKTKQKFNFETIAKYDLKSVFNFLFNIIKVKGIDCITHSGGGIVLTIFLINNPDYNSKINSITLFGVQAFGAAERLNSKIKILLSKYAAAILGKVPSKNAGSTEHSEPYYIMKQWFDWNLKQNFIGDNGFDYLKRMDKIKIPILSICAKGDNFIAPKEGCKKFLNAFKNKHNKFIFYSKEAGHLENYTHSRIIKSRNSKQEIWSIVDRWITKGNTIC
- a CDS encoding STM3941 family protein, producing the protein MKEKIEIPLSKNKLILGLGASVLFVVLAIWMFLNANYFQEHPFKLLRTPIVIKSIGVLGVLIFGATGIFGIKKLFDKKVGLTIDSTGITDHSNASSIGLIEWKDISSVITKQVLSTKFLLINVIAPEKYIGKAQNGMKAKLMQSNMKMYGTPLSITSSTLQYDFEDLEKLILTEFDRHKNIENTL
- a CDS encoding YARHG domain-containing protein, producing the protein MKKLLLLVTLLVYFNSSAQILKDCSKCASITYSDSDIINNKLYEIELLRNEIFARHNYIFKNQRLEAYYSEYDWYKPNYKTPINKINLNAIEQHNIDLFKTHEAKIITNRQLLINELEKFKLALKENDSAFIKSTFNGVIKNTDENFYSDLVNIMDNILNTVVLKNIYWHKGKAQYELLIDDGFSISSKGLYINGNTVTIMHTEPMTHSSLMDNNDAFQYPSAYYSESESTSGAKFEFKNGKLILIQLIFAG